One region of Culex pipiens pallens isolate TS chromosome 2, TS_CPP_V2, whole genome shotgun sequence genomic DNA includes:
- the LOC120413103 gene encoding probable ATP-dependent RNA helicase DDX23 encodes MSGVRKRRSRSRERMDLDRDRGFPRDRPQQRDRNYGNDRDLDQRDNRGRGHRSPPPMRGDRGDRGQDLGGRKRSRSRERERDDKRKRDERKSEADPDVEEVKAEVKPTVGGSKKEPLSLEELLAKKKAEEEARSKPKFITKEQRAAEALKRRQEEVAAMKAAQASNVPKFGDVPVTALLNREKRDPLEKYDRRERERERERERMERIRNREREGKGKDGEGDDKGGRGAVVEENPVKDKEKETEAIRERYLGIIKKKRRVRRLNDRKFVFDWDAAEDTSVDYNNLYKERHHVQFFGRGNIAGIDIKEQKRKQSKFYGDLLEKRRTDAEKEQEKVRLKKVKKKEDKQKWDDRHWSEKEVDEMTERDWRIFREDYNVTIKGGKIPNPIRSWKESGFPKEVLEIIDKVGYKEPTPIQRQAIPIGLQNRDIIGIAETGSGKTLAFLIPLLNWIQGLPKIERQETADQGPYAIILAPTRELAQQIEEETQKFGQPLGIRTVVVVGGLSREEQGFRLRLGCEIVIATPGRLIDVLENRYLVLNQCTYIVMDEADRMIDMGFEPDVQKILEYMPVTNLKPDTEEAEDATKLMENFNTKKKYRQTVMFTATMPPAVERLARTYLRRPATVYIGSVGKPTERTEQIVHIVTENEKRKKLMEILSRGVEPPCIIFVNQKKGADVLAKGLEKLGYNACTLHGGKGQEQREYALASLKNGSKDILVATDVAGRGIDIKDVSLVINYDMAKTIEDYTHRIGRTGRAGKTGCAISFCTKDDSHLFYDLKQIIVASPVSSCPPELMNHPDAQHKPGTVVTKKRREEKIFA; translated from the coding sequence ATGTCCGGCGTTCGGAAGCGCCGCTCGCGGTCCCGCGAACGCATGGACCTGGACAGAGACCGTGGATTCCCGCGTGATCGTCCACAGCAGCGCGATCGCAACTACGGCAACGACCGGGACTTGGACCAGCGGGACAACCGAGGCCGAGGCCACCGCAGTCCTCCACCGATGAGGGGAGATCGCGGGGACCGTGGCCAGGATTTGGGCGGCAGGAAGCGATCACGGTCGCGGGAACGCGAACGGGATGATAAGCGGAAGAGAGACGAGCGCAAGTCCGAGGCAGATCCGGATGTGGAGGAGGTTAAGGCGGAGGTGAAACCGACGGTGGGTGGTTCGAAGAAGGAACCACTTTCGCTGGAGGAACTGCTGGCGAAGAAGAAGGCGGAGGAGGAGGCTCGGAGCAAGCCGAAGTTTATCACGAAGGAGCAACGGGCGGCGGAAGCGCTGAAGAGACGGCAGGAGGAAGTGGCCGCGATGAAGGCGGCGCAGGCCTCGAATGTGCCCAAATTTGGGGACGTTCCGGTGACGGCGCTGTTAAATCGGGAGAAGCGAGATCCGCTGGAGAAGTACGACCGGAGGGAGAGGGAGCGGGAGCGTGAACGGGAGAGAATGGAGAGGATTCGGAACCGTGAACGTGAGGGCAAAGGGAAGGATGGGGAGGGGGATGATAAGGGTGGGAGGGGAGCGGTGGTTGAGGAGAATCCAGTTAAGGATAAGGAGAAGGAAACGGAAGCGATTCGAGAGCGGTATTTGGGAATAATCAAGAAGAAGCGACGCGTGCGAAGGTTGAACGACCGGAAGTTTGTGTTTGATTGGGACGCGGCAGAGGACACTTCGGTGGATTACAACAATCTGTACAAGGAGCGACACCACGTGCAGTTCTTTGGCCGCGGGAACATTGCCGGGATTGACATCAAAGAGCAGAAGCGAAAGCAGAGCAAGTTTTACGGAGATTTGTTGGAGAAGCGGCGAACCGACGCCGAGAAGGAGCAGGAGAAGGTCCGGTTGAAGAAGGTCAAGAAGAAGGAGGACAAACAAAAGTGGGACGACCGGCACTGGTCGGAGAAGGAAGTGGACGAGATGACGGAACGTGATTGGCGTATTTTCCGAGAGGATTACAACGTAACAATTAAGGGTGGTAAGATTCCGAACCCGATCCGTAGCTGGAAGGAGTCCGGCTTTCCGAAGGAGGTGCTGGAGATCATCGACAAGGTCGGCTACAAGGAACCGACTCCGATTCAGCGGCAGGCCATTCCGATTGGACTGCAGAATCGTGACATTATCGGTATTGCGGAAACCGGTTCTGGTAAGACTTTGGCCTTCCTTATCCCGCTGCTGAACTGGATCCAGGGTCTTCCGAAGATTGAACGGCAGGAAACGGCGGACCAAGGTCCGTACGCGATCATTCTGGCTCCAACACGTGAGTTGGCCCAACAAATCGAAGAAGAAACGCAGAAATTCGGTCAACCGCTCGGCATCcgaaccgtcgtcgtcgtgggtGGTTTGTCCCGTGAAGAGCAAGGCTTCCGTCTACGGTTGGGTTGTGAAATCGTCATCGCCACTCCGGGTCGTCTGATTGACGTGCTCGAGAATCGCTACCTGGTCCTGAATCAGTGCACGTACATCGTCATGGACGAGGCCGATCGTATGATTGACATGGGCTTCGAACCGGACGTCCAAAAGATCCTCGAGTACATGCCCGTGACGAACCTCAAGCCGGACACGGAAGAAGCCGAGGACGCCACCAAACTGATGGAGAACTTCAACACGAAGAAAAAGTACCGCCAAACGGTCATGTTCACGGCTACGATGCCTCCCGCCGTCGAACGCCTCGCTCGAACGTATCTCCGACGCCCGGCCACCGTTTACATCGGTTCCGTCGGCAAACCAACCGAACGAACCGAACAAATCGTCCACATCGTCACCGAAAACGAAAAACGCAAGAAGCTCATGGAGATCCTGTCCCGCGGCGTCGAACCCCCGTGCATCATCTTCGTCAACCAGAAGAAGGGCGCCGACGTCCTCGCCAAGGGTCTCGAGAAGCTCGGCTACAACGCGTGCACACTCCACGGCGGCAAAGGTCAAGAACAGCGCGAGTACGCCCTGGCTTCGCTCAAGAACGGCTCCAAAGACATCCTGGTCGCCACCGACGTCGCCGGTCGTGGTATCGACATCAAGGACGTCTCGCTCGTCATCAACTACGACATGGCCAAAACGATCGAGGATTACACGCATCGTATTGGTCGTACGGGACGTGCCGGCAAGACCGGTTGCGCCATCTCGTTCTGCACCAAGGACGACAGCCATCTGTTCTACGACCTCAAGCAGATTATTGTGGCGAGTCCGGTGTCGTCGTGTCCGCCCGAGCTGATGAACCACCCGGACGCGCAGCACAAGCCGGGAACGGTCGTGACGAAGAAGCGAAGGGAGGAGAAGATTTTCGCTTAG